The Nitrospirota bacterium genome has a segment encoding these proteins:
- a CDS encoding PAS domain-containing protein: MIEHLPQKIFLKDKNSVYMSCNENFARDLGINPDEIAGRTDYEFFPRDLAEKYREDDRKVLTSGQTEEIEEKHLLHGEEFWVSTVKTPVTDEQGNVIGVLGVFRDITERKKMEKEMAQ, from the coding sequence GTGATTGAACATCTGCCGCAGAAGATATTTCTCAAGGACAAGAACTCAGTATATATGTCATGCAATGAGAATTTTGCAAGGGATTTAGGAATCAACCCTGATGAGATCGCCGGCAGGACAGATTACGAGTTTTTTCCTCGGGATCTGGCAGAAAAGTATAGAGAAGACGACAGAAAGGTGTTAACGTCGGGTCAGACGGAGGAAATCGAGGAAAAGCACCTCCTTCACGGGGAAGAATTCTGGGTATCTACCGTCAAAACACCTGTGACAGATGAGCAGGGCAATGTCATCGGAGTATTAGGAGTTTTCAGGGACATCACAGAACGCAAAAAGATGGAGAAAGAGATGGCTCAGTGA
- a CDS encoding TrkA C-terminal domain-containing protein: MSGLYFLFPTLVAIFFSFLIVRVGAIALMMTGIDRPKAVFQSLSAFTGTGFTTREAEMVVYNPLRRKIISILMILGNAGIVAVIISATSSVMTSKAHELPIHFILLALGVYLIYRLGKSRGFMQSLESYIKRKLVRIPVFEEGTAEDLLHFLEGYGLIKKTVNKGSQLVDISLDEWRFRNQNIIILGIERGREWIPVPSKHHEKVKEGDKLVLYGNLKSLREILDE, from the coding sequence ATGTCCGGATTGTATTTTCTGTTTCCGACCTTAGTCGCTATCTTTTTTTCTTTTCTTATTGTGAGAGTGGGGGCAATTGCGTTAATGATGACCGGTATAGACAGACCGAAAGCGGTTTTTCAATCACTCTCAGCATTCACCGGGACAGGGTTTACCACACGGGAAGCTGAAATGGTTGTATATAACCCGTTAAGACGAAAGATCATCAGCATCCTCATGATCCTTGGGAATGCAGGAATCGTTGCAGTGATTATCTCGGCTACTTCATCTGTCATGACGAGTAAAGCACATGAATTGCCGATTCATTTCATTCTGCTCGCACTCGGGGTATATCTGATATACAGGTTGGGCAAATCAAGGGGTTTCATGCAAAGTCTCGAAAGCTACATCAAGCGGAAACTCGTTCGAATTCCTGTTTTCGAAGAGGGAACTGCTGAAGATCTTCTCCATTTTCTTGAAGGATATGGCCTCATAAAAAAGACTGTAAACAAAGGCTCCCAACTTGTCGACATATCGCTTGATGAATGGAGATTCCGTAATCAGAATATCATTATTCTGGGAATCGAGCGGGGCAGAGAATGGATTCCGGTCCCCTCAAAACATCATGAGAAGGTTAAGGAAGGAGATAAGCTGGTGCTGTACGGCAACCTCAAAAGCCTGAGAGAAATCCTTGATGAGTAA
- the tyrS gene encoding tyrosine--tRNA ligase encodes MLKPERQLDIIRRGAVEIIVEAELVKKIEDSYAKDKPLRIKAGFDPTAPDIHLGHTVLLEKMRQFQEIGHKAIFLIGDFTGMIGDPSGKSEMRKPLTREEVLNNAKTYREQIFKILDPDKTEVVFNSEWMSHMTSGEMIRLTSMYTVARMIEREDFKQRWVNQNPIGIHEFLYPLIQGYDSVALHADVELGGTDQKFNLIVGRELQKEFGQPPQCIVLMPLLEGLDGVKKMSKSLGNYIGITEPPKEMYGKMMSVNDELMLRYYELLSHISLEELIALKEGIERGTVHPKHAKENLAIEIVERYWGKEQALIAKEEFAHIFSQKGLPDEVRECPIVWEEEEMWVPKILKLSGLTASTGEAIRLIRQGGVMINESKYTDPDGKIPRGVYLFKVGKRKFLRVKSET; translated from the coding sequence ATGCTGAAACCAGAACGACAGTTAGACATTATCAGAAGGGGAGCTGTTGAGATTATCGTCGAGGCTGAACTTGTCAAAAAGATTGAAGATTCCTATGCCAAGGACAAGCCCCTCCGGATAAAGGCAGGTTTTGATCCGACCGCTCCGGATATCCACCTCGGTCATACGGTGCTGCTTGAAAAGATGCGGCAGTTTCAGGAGATCGGGCATAAGGCTATTTTTCTCATAGGCGATTTCACCGGCATGATAGGCGATCCGAGCGGAAAGAGTGAAATGCGGAAGCCCCTCACGAGAGAAGAAGTGCTGAACAACGCGAAAACCTACAGGGAACAGATATTCAAGATCCTCGATCCGGATAAAACCGAAGTAGTATTCAATTCGGAGTGGATGTCGCACATGACTTCAGGGGAGATGATCAGGCTCACAAGCATGTATACCGTTGCGAGGATGATCGAGCGGGAGGATTTCAAACAGCGATGGGTCAACCAGAATCCTATCGGAATTCACGAGTTCCTGTATCCCCTGATACAGGGATATGATTCTGTCGCGCTCCATGCCGATGTCGAACTGGGCGGCACGGACCAGAAATTCAACCTTATCGTCGGGAGAGAACTCCAGAAGGAATTCGGACAACCACCCCAGTGCATTGTCCTTATGCCGCTCCTCGAGGGGCTGGACGGAGTGAAGAAGATGAGCAAGAGCCTCGGGAACTATATCGGGATAACGGAGCCGCCGAAAGAGATGTACGGAAAAATGATGTCGGTAAACGATGAGCTCATGCTGAGATATTATGAACTGCTGAGCCACATTTCTCTTGAGGAATTGATTGCACTGAAGGAGGGCATTGAGAGGGGTACGGTGCATCCGAAACATGCAAAGGAAAACCTCGCGATCGAGATCGTCGAAAGATACTGGGGCAAAGAACAGGCCCTTATTGCCAAAGAAGAATTCGCACATATCTTCAGCCAGAAAGGACTCCCGGATGAGGTCCGGGAATGCCCAATTGTCTGGGAGGAAGAAGAAATGTGGGTGCCGAAGATACTGAAACTCTCCGGCCTGACGGCGAGTACCGGCGAAGCCATACGGCTCATCAGGCAGGGCGGGGTGATGATCAATGAAAGCAAATATACTGACCCTGACGGAAAAATTCCCCGGGGGGTGTACCTTTTCAAGGTCGGTAAAAGAAAATTTCTCAGGGTAAAGTCAGAGACTTAA
- a CDS encoding NUDIX hydrolase, whose product MNTSIKILQKKTLCEGRFLRFLLSSYSDTSGTLREWEYFERMHCNGIVAIVPVTDDREAVLIRQFRPPVNGYVIEFPAGLNDKGDTLEEAARRELREETGYSAREMIFLAKGPMSSGASGEILTVYLATGLSFSGIGKRDETEDIEILKIPAENLYPALDMLRKKGDFIDLKIYGLMELARKYLSL is encoded by the coding sequence TTGAACACTTCAATAAAGATTCTGCAGAAAAAAACGCTGTGCGAAGGAAGATTTCTCAGGTTTCTTCTCTCTTCCTATTCTGATACATCAGGAACGTTAAGGGAATGGGAGTATTTCGAGAGGATGCACTGTAACGGAATCGTAGCGATTGTGCCGGTTACTGATGACCGCGAGGCTGTGCTGATACGGCAGTTCAGACCCCCGGTAAACGGATATGTAATCGAGTTCCCCGCAGGGCTGAATGACAAGGGAGACACCCTTGAGGAGGCTGCCAGAAGGGAACTGCGTGAAGAAACCGGGTATTCTGCAAGAGAGATGATATTCCTGGCTAAAGGACCGATGTCTTCAGGCGCATCAGGAGAAATACTCACGGTATATCTTGCAACCGGACTGTCATTTTCCGGCATCGGGAAAAGGGACGAAACGGAAGATATCGAGATTCTGAAGATTCCGGCAGAAAATCTTTACCCCGCTTTGGACATGCTGAGGAAAAAGGGGGATTTTATCGATCTGAAGATCTACGGACTGATGGAACTTGCGAGGAAGTACTTAAGTCTCTGA
- a CDS encoding tetratricopeptide repeat protein produces MQGEAEKLFHRGIKSVHAGDTLAALAFLEKAFRIDDSPAVCSYLAYCIAKERGQVAKAIALCEDAVKKDPSNAVHYLNLGRIYLIDRKKTAAVDAFREGLKHEMNPYIIDELHRLGLRKPPVIPFLKRSNPVNKYLGLFLSRLRLR; encoded by the coding sequence ATGCAGGGCGAAGCTGAAAAGCTTTTCCACAGGGGAATTAAGTCTGTGCATGCAGGCGATACTCTCGCAGCGCTTGCGTTTCTTGAGAAAGCATTCAGGATCGATGACAGTCCCGCGGTATGTTCGTATTTAGCTTACTGTATTGCGAAAGAACGGGGGCAGGTTGCAAAGGCCATAGCGTTGTGCGAAGATGCAGTGAAAAAAGATCCCTCCAATGCGGTGCACTATCTCAATCTCGGAAGGATATACCTCATCGACAGGAAAAAAACCGCTGCGGTTGACGCATTCAGGGAAGGATTGAAACATGAAATGAACCCGTATATCATTGATGAGCTGCACAGGCTCGGATTGAGGAAGCCCCCGGTAATCCCTTTTCTGAAAAGAAGCAATCCCGTGAACAAGTATCTCGGCCTTTTTCTTTCACGGCTGAGATTGCGCTAA